The genomic DNA CCGCGCGACCCCCCCGTCGCTCTCGACCCGCGGTCCGGCCTTGTGGTGCCAGCCGTCGGCCCCGAATTGGTCGTCCTCGGACTCGTCGGTCATACCATCGTGGACGAGAGGTTCCCCCATAGGGGTGATGCCAGCGTTGCGGGGACGATTAAAAGCCCTCTCCTCTCGAGGCCGTGGTGTTCGGCCGGGACTCGACGCTAGAGTGGTGGTGCGTCTGTTGCGATTGGTGTGGTGGCGGTAGGAAGAGCAACAGCGACGATGGGGGGCTGTTGAAAGCCCCCGCGCGCTTGACCGGCCGCGGCTCGCTGTCTCTGAAAATCAGAGGTTTTCAGGATGACGAGAGAGCGCCGCTCTCTCGAACCACGGTCCTCGGCCTCCCTCCGGTCGGCCTGCGGTCCTTTCGTCGCCGGGGCCGGGTCAAGCACCCAGGGGCTTCCTACCCGTTCCTTGCGGTCATAGAACATCCCGAACCAATCGCTACAACCAGCCGCTACCCCTATCGACCCGCTCGGTGTCTCCCAACACGACCCACGGAGCGGTGATGGACCACATCCGGGCGCGGTGCTCGGAACGTATATCCGACACCCGGAGCAGTACCGACCATGGATATCGACGACGCGGCTGCGCAGTGCGAGGCTGTGCTGGGGGAGGTGACGGGAACGGTCATCGGGGAGCGGTCGTTCTTCGAGACCGTGCTGACGGGGGTTCTCGCCGACGGACACGTGCTGCTGGAGGACGTGCCGGGGACGGGGAAGACGCTGACCGCGCGGACGCTGGCGACCGCGCTCGGGCTGGAGTTCAACCGCATCCAGTTCACGCCGGACCTGCTCCCGTCCGACATCACGGGCACGCACGTCTACAACGAGCACGAGGGGGAGTTCGAGTTCTCCGAGGGGCCCGTGTTCGCGAACGTGGTGCTGGCCGACGAGATCAACCGGGCACCGCCGAAGACCCAGGCCGCGCTGCTGGAGGCGATGGAGGAGGGCCAGGTGTCGGTCGACGGCGACACCCGGGACCTGCCCGAGCCGTTCTTCGTCATCGCGACGCAGAACCCCGTCGAACAGGAGGGGACCTTCCGGCTGCCGGAGGCGCAGGTCGACCGGTTCACGGTCAAGACCTCGATGGGCTACCCCGACCGCGACGGCGAACTGGAGCTCATCGACCGGCGCGCGGGCCGGACGACCCAGGCCCCCAGCGCCGACGGTGTCACCGACCGGGAGACCGTCATCGAGCTGCAGGCCGTGCCCGAGACGGTCGAGACCCACGACGACATCCGGGAGTACGTCGTCGACCTGGGCCGCGAGACCCGCCAGGACAGCCGGGTCGAGGTGGGCGTCTCGCCGCGTGGCGTCCAGCGCCTGTTCGAGGCGGCGCGGGCACGAGCCGTGCTTGAGGGTCGCTCGTTCGTCGCGCCCGACGACGTCCGCAACGTCGTCTACCCGGTGCTGACCCACCGGCTCGTCCTCACGGGGGAGGCTCAGGTCCGGGATATCGAGAAACGGACGGTCGTCACGGACGTCCTCGACCGGGTGCCCGTGCCCGCGATGGACGACCTCTGAGGCGGCGGGCCCACTCCGCTGCGGTCCCCTTCCTCCGCGGTCCCCTCACAGCGCGGTGAGCAGCAGCACCGACGCGCCCGTCGCGAGGACGAGCGCGAGCAGGCCGACCGAGGACGGGAGCGCGGCGGCCCCCGCCAGCAGTGCGCCGACCGCCAGGGCGGCGGCGACGGCGACGAGGCCCACGCCGAGGCTCCCGACCGCGTGGGTCACCTCCGCGCGGGTGGTCGGCGCGTCGGCGACGAGTTCCTCGCCGAGGCCGCGGCCGTACTCGCCGAGGTCCCACGCGACGATGGCGAGCGCGGCGGCGCCGAACGCGAGCCCCCCGGCCCCGACCAGCAGCGCGACCGCGGCGAGCAGGAAGGTCGCCAGTCCCGCGAGCGCCGGGCCGACCGCGCGGCGCGTCCCGAGGAGGAGGACGACGAACCCGAGCGTCCGGAGCGCGGCGCCGGCCACGACCAGCGCGAGGCCGGCGACGGCGACACCCAGGGCGAACGGGCTGAACCCGGAGACGAGGCCGAACAGGCCCGGCCCGACGACTGCGGCGAGCCGCTCCTGGAGCGACCCGGCGACGCCGGACGTGGTGAGCAGCGCGGCGATGACGCCGGCCGCGAGCATCCCGCCGAGCGCGGGGGCCAGGCGCTGGGCGACCGACTGCGGGCTGGCCCGGCGGGCGAACCCGAACAGCCGGATGGCGGTCGCCACGAGCAGCGACACGGCGGCCACGAGCAGGAGGAGCGCCCGGAGCGCCGTCGCCGTGACGAGCGTCACGGTCGGGCCGGCGAGGCCCTCGGGGAGCCCCGCACGCAGTCCGTCGAGGTCGAACGAGCCCCCAGCGGCGGTGGCTGCGAGGAACCCGACCAGCAGGACGAGGCTCGTGCCGATGGTGACACCCGCGGCGCGCTCGACCGTCGCGAGCCGGGTCACGACCGCCTCGCGGCGCTCCGACGCGACCAGCACGTCGAGCGGCACCGCCCGGAGCGCCCGCCGGAGGAGTATCGCGGTCGCCGCCAGCAGGACGGGGAAGACGAACGGGGCGAGGTCCGGCGGGGAGGCGAGCAGGTGGCCGAACGCGGTTCTCGCGAACTCGCCGACGAGGCCGGTCACCTGGCTCGCCAGGCCGAGGTTCGGCACGAGCAGGACCCCGAGGAGGACGGCCGGCCCGGTGAGCGCGCTGGCGGCACGGGAGTTCGCCCGGCTCAACTGGCCGTCGTCCGGCACGTCCGACCCGGAGAGCGCCGCGACGAACCCGACGGCGCCCACCGCCAGGACGGTCGCGAGCACCGCCAGCCCGCTCGCGGCGCTGCCGGCGGCCGCGGCCGCCGGCAGCCCGAGCGTCGCCAGTTCCAGCAGCCCCGCAGGGAGCAGGAGCGCCGCCCCGAGCGCCTGCACCGGCGGGCGGTCGCTGGCGAGTGCGTAGACGGCCGCGGCGAAGGCGGCCCCCGTCAGCAGCGCCTGGACGGCCGCCCCGAGACCGAGGACGAGGCGCCCGACGACCAGCGCCACCACCAGCGCGACGGCGCCGCTCCCGACGGAGGCGGCCCGAACCCGACCGAGCCGTCGGCGGGCGTCGCCGAGTCGCGCGCGGAGTCGCTCGCGGCGCGTCGGCGGCTCCGTCTCGGCGAGCGGTGAGGTGCTCACAGCGACCGCCCCCACGAGCCGAAGACGTCCGCGAGCGCCATCGCGAGCGGCGCGTCGAGCGACCAGTCGACGACCGGCACCTCGCGCCGGGTGAGCCGGCGCCGGCGTGTCTCGCGCCGGACCGCCGCGAGCCGCCGGCCGACCGACGGCCGCTCGCCGTCGGCCACGGCCGACCGCATATCCGGCGAGAGCACCGTCAGCGCGTGGCCGCGGTGGACCAGCGCGTCGGCCAGCCCGGTCGCGAGGTCGTCGGTCAGCGGCGTACAGCAGACCACCTGCGTCCGGGGTGGGAGCCGCTCGGCGAGCCGGCGACCGACCTCGGTCCCGGTCGCCTCGCCCGCGCTGGATTCCGTGCTGCCACCGTCCGGGCGCGCCGCGTCGCCAGCGCCGGTCGGTCTATCGTCGGTCGATTGGTCGCTGGCGGGGCCGTCGCCGGCGTCCCGGAGCGCCGCCTCGCTCGCGGTGCGGACGGCCTCGCCGCCGCCCGGAGCGACGTAGCCCCCGGTCCCGTCGCCGAGGGCGGAGAGGACGCTCACCCCGACGCGGTGGTTCTCGTCCAGCAGCGCCGGGAGCGCCCGCGAGACGGCGTATACCGACAGGTCGAGCGAGTCCGGCCCGTAGCCCGGGACCGTCCGCTGGGCGCCCGGCCGGTCGTCGACGAGGAAGACGACGGTCATCGCGCGCTCCTCGCGGAGGTCGACCGTCGTCAGCTCACCGGTCCGGGCGTAGCGGCGCCAGTCGATGCGACCCACGGGGTCGCCGGGCTGGTAGTCGCGGGTGGCGTAGAACTCCACGCCGCTGCCGCCCGACTCGGTGGGGGTGCGCCCGACGTACTGGATGGTGTGGTCCTGCAGCGGGACCGCGTCCAGCAGCGTCTGGCAGGTGACCGCCCCCGTCCCCGCGGCATCGAGGTCGTGCTCGCCGGCGACGGCGCCCGCGAGGCTCCGGGTACGGACGACCGGCGAGCCGAACTCGAACGTGCCACGGGGGAGGCTCAGCTCGTACTCCAGGGAGACGGACTCGCCCGGGCGGAGTGCCGTCGCGAGCTGCGTCGCTCCCTCGACCGGTACCCCGGCGGGCGGGTCGTCGGCCACCCGGAGGTCGGCGAGTGGCCGCTCGCCCGTGTTCTCGACGGTCAGCGTGACCGTCACGTCGTCGCCCGGCCGCGGGTCCGTGTCGCTCACCGCGCGCTCGACCGAGACGGTCGGCTCGGGTGCGCCGCTCAGGTAGCCGAAGACGCCGTACGCGAGCGGGACGAGCCCGAGGAACAGGAACAGCGGCTCCCCGGTGAGGAGCCCGAGGACGCCCGCGCCGAGCGCCGCCAGCAGTCCCGGGCGGAGGCGACCGGTGCTCATGCGGGCTCACCCCCATCGGCGGGTGCGGTCGCCGGGGGAGCGCGGTCGTTCGGGGTGTCCGCCTCCGACCGGTCGCCGGTGCCGTCGGGCTCGCGCTCCTCGGTCGGCCCGTCGGTCAGGAGCCGCTCGATCTCGGCGACGGCGTGCCTGACCCGGCGATGGTAGGCGCTCTCGCTCCGCAGCAGGTCGAACAGCCACTGCCCCCACGAGGGCGTCGGGGCCTCGGGCCCGCCGACGAGAGCGCTCGCCCGGCGGTCGCCGGTCCAGTCCCCGGTCACGACGGCCTCGTGTGCCGTCTCGCGGTCGACCCCGACCTCGACCGCGTACGCGTCGACCGCGGCGTCACGGACGATGTTCTCGACGTTCTCGCGTTCGACGAGGCGCCGCTCGCGCGTCGCGTCGAGGTCGGTCGCGGCGGCCAGGTCGCCGTCGAAGCCGCTACCGAGGGCCGGTGCCCGCGGTCCGCCCTCTGCCGGTGCCAGCAGCGGATCGAGCTCCGACGCCCGGGAGCGCCGCGAGCGGGCGAACAGCAGGAGGAGGCCGACGAACGCCAGCAGCGACAGGACGACCGCCG from Haloglomus litoreum includes the following:
- a CDS encoding AAA family ATPase, which codes for MDIDDAAAQCEAVLGEVTGTVIGERSFFETVLTGVLADGHVLLEDVPGTGKTLTARTLATALGLEFNRIQFTPDLLPSDITGTHVYNEHEGEFEFSEGPVFANVVLADEINRAPPKTQAALLEAMEEGQVSVDGDTRDLPEPFFVIATQNPVEQEGTFRLPEAQVDRFTVKTSMGYPDRDGELELIDRRAGRTTQAPSADGVTDRETVIELQAVPETVETHDDIREYVVDLGRETRQDSRVEVGVSPRGVQRLFEAARARAVLEGRSFVAPDDVRNVVYPVLTHRLVLTGEAQVRDIEKRTVVTDVLDRVPVPAMDDL
- a CDS encoding DUF7519 family protein codes for the protein MSTSPLAETEPPTRRERLRARLGDARRRLGRVRAASVGSGAVALVVALVVGRLVLGLGAAVQALLTGAAFAAAVYALASDRPPVQALGAALLLPAGLLELATLGLPAAAAAGSAASGLAVLATVLAVGAVGFVAALSGSDVPDDGQLSRANSRAASALTGPAVLLGVLLVPNLGLASQVTGLVGEFARTAFGHLLASPPDLAPFVFPVLLAATAILLRRALRAVPLDVLVASERREAVVTRLATVERAAGVTIGTSLVLLVGFLAATAAGGSFDLDGLRAGLPEGLAGPTVTLVTATALRALLLLVAAVSLLVATAIRLFGFARRASPQSVAQRLAPALGGMLAAGVIAALLTTSGVAGSLQERLAAVVGPGLFGLVSGFSPFALGVAVAGLALVVAGAALRTLGFVVLLLGTRRAVGPALAGLATFLLAAVALLVGAGGLAFGAAALAIVAWDLGEYGRGLGEELVADAPTTRAEVTHAVGSLGVGLVAVAAALAVGALLAGAAALPSSVGLLALVLATGASVLLLTAL
- a CDS encoding DUF58 domain-containing protein → MSTGRLRPGLLAALGAGVLGLLTGEPLFLFLGLVPLAYGVFGYLSGAPEPTVSVERAVSDTDPRPGDDVTVTLTVENTGERPLADLRVADDPPAGVPVEGATQLATALRPGESVSLEYELSLPRGTFEFGSPVVRTRSLAGAVAGEHDLDAAGTGAVTCQTLLDAVPLQDHTIQYVGRTPTESGGSGVEFYATRDYQPGDPVGRIDWRRYARTGELTTVDLREERAMTVVFLVDDRPGAQRTVPGYGPDSLDLSVYAVSRALPALLDENHRVGVSVLSALGDGTGGYVAPGGGEAVRTASEAALRDAGDGPASDQSTDDRPTGAGDAARPDGGSTESSAGEATGTEVGRRLAERLPPRTQVVCCTPLTDDLATGLADALVHRGHALTVLSPDMRSAVADGERPSVGRRLAAVRRETRRRRLTRREVPVVDWSLDAPLAMALADVFGSWGRSL
- a CDS encoding DUF7269 family protein; translation: MSTSDGLGRTGTALAVVAVLAILVAVVAVVAPGAVPVPPAVEALLDTIPAAVVLSLLAFVGLLLLFARSRRSRASELDPLLAPAEGGPRAPALGSGFDGDLAAATDLDATRERRLVERENVENIVRDAAVDAYAVEVGVDRETAHEAVVTGDWTGDRRASALVGGPEAPTPSWGQWLFDLLRSESAYHRRVRHAVAEIERLLTDGPTEEREPDGTGDRSEADTPNDRAPPATAPADGGEPA